The following proteins are encoded in a genomic region of Notolabrus celidotus isolate fNotCel1 chromosome 19, fNotCel1.pri, whole genome shotgun sequence:
- the LOC117831190 gene encoding AP2-associated protein kinase 1-like isoform X1 has product MRKFFDSRRELVSSGPGSGGGGGSSGSSHAGGNFIGKSFSVGKHQVTVEEIIAEGGFAIVFLVRTNQGVRCALKRMYVNNEHDLQVCKCEIQIMKDLVGHKNIVGYLDSSVTAMGSRDVWEVFILMDFCKGGQVVNLMNQRLQTGFTEAEVLQIFCDTCDAVSRLHQRKQPIIHRDLKVENILLHDKGHYVLCDFGSATNKFQSPQTEGVAAVEEEIKKYTTLSYRAPEMVNLYNNKIITTKADVWALGCLLYKLCFFTLPFGESQVAICDGSFTIPDNSRYSYDLHCLIRYMLEPDPDKRPDIYQVSHFAFKQAQRTCPVQNVKNSAIPTKLPEPIKASEAAAAKKSQNKPRLTDPVPTTETSITPRQRPKAAHTQPAAGILPIQPAALTPRKRANLPGGAAQPVGVSLDLSQPAAALQSQKAQTSPLPLIQSQSNSSQAAAQQKQPVQLATAPSAETAAAATAVVSPVIKADVQPQAQPTVQQQTTPPSVVGTPSQQADQTPSSPAPPQRPARRKQGGQAPQSAAQASPVKSAPSQLQGSQKQQVAQPSAAQAPSACTEISQKAADMTPPASPKTTEERGHQRTPSDATLISVAGDLTQQPQGANGDAALNLSITSPPNTTHSTGGEAAQDQSIAGSTPTQPAWNPFDDDGFSGLAGEEAQAEEAKPAELSPETEPALSEELIPGLQASTMDDTPPETAAAIVDLDCGGSLLVVPGGFRTLELSDTPEKLIEGLKSPEPSSLMLPDLLSLSDPFGGSVEESAKDPLTADDSLLGCSLISGPSAPPAAGSATSSVSSAPTSAASALDDFSLLSGDSGQPRADSSLLISDFEPQQAGAEAGEEDEFDPIPVTGRKNSQDLQRELSSNAQQPAQPEASVHFTEGNERQRIQQRTAPCVINKHMLPSDERSLKPHTLPATSSDMHFIPADQVSQLSPVTSDVFQLAPFKKESRMAFSSSSSSSSHKPADTSDVFLQAPFGKRQETTRAVCSHTVKPGSQQIRPVKHCHLVRASSSPAAPQSGVRPSLPPPPLHPEAPLLQQPVVMHRVVSRIGQQAAVGSVAVGPLHAWTIGGRGLDDPFTAAPFQPRCSQGKP; this is encoded by the exons ATGAGGAAGTTCTTTGATTCCCGACGGGAGTTGGTGAGCTCTGGGCCTGGTTCTGGAGGAGGTGGTGGCAGCTCTGGGTCCAGTCATGCAGGCGGAAATTTCATTGGTAAATCCTTCAGTGTCGGGAAGCACCAAGTCACTGTGGAGGAGATCATTGCTGAAG GTGGTTTTGCGATTGTGTTCCTTGTGCGAACAAATCAAGGGGTGCGTTGCGCCCTGAAGAGGATGTATGTCAACAATGAGCATGATCTGCAGGTGTGCAAGTGCGAGATTCAAATAATG AAAGACCTTGTTGGTCACAAGAATATTGTGGGCTATCTGGACTCCAGTGTCACAGCGATGGGCTCACGGGATGTATGGGAAGTTTTTATCCTTATGGACTTCTGTAAGG GAGGACAGGTGGTCAACTTGATGAATCAGAGGCTGCAGACCGGCTTCACCGAGGCGGAGGTCCTGCAGATCTTCTGTGACACCTGTGATGCTGTTTCTCGCCTGCACCAGCGCAAGCAACCCATCATCCATAGAGACCTTAAG GTGGAGAACATCCTCCTGCATGACAAGGGTCATTACGTGCTGTGTGACTTTGGGAGTGCGACCAACAAGTTCCAGAGCCCGCAGACTGAGGGAGTGGCTGCCGTGGAGGAAGAGATCAAAAA GTACACCACTTTATCATATCGTGCCCCTGAAATGGTGAACCTCTACAACAATAAGATTATCACAACAAAGGCAGATGTCTGG GCGTTGGGCTGTTTGCTGTACAAGTTGTGCTTCTTCACTCTGCCCTTTGGTGAAAGCCAGGTGGCCATCTGTGATGGCAGTTTCACAATTCCTGACAACTCCCGCTACTCTTACGATCTACACTGCCTCATTC GATACATGCTGGAGCCAGACCCTGACAAAAGACCAGATATCTACCAGGTGTCCCACTTTGCTTTTAAACAAGCTCAGCGGACCTGCCCTGTTCAGAATGTGAAG AATTCTGCAATTCCTACCAAACTACCCGAGCCAATCAAAGCGAGCGAGGCTGCTGCAGCAAAGAAGAGCCAGAATAAGCCCAG ACTGACAGATCCAGTCCCCACCACCGAAACCTCCATCACCCCTCGCCAGAGGCCCAAAGCAGCCCATACTCAGCCTGCGGCTGGCATCCTCCCCATCCAGCCTGCTGCTCTCACCCCTCGCAAGCGAGCTAATCTCCCTGGTGGTGCAGCTCAGCCTGTGG GAGTCAGCTTAGACCTCTCCCAgccagctgcagctctgcagtcacagaaggctcagacttcaccTCTGCCTCTCATCCAGTCACAAAGCAATTCAAGTCAGGCTGCAGCTCAGCAGAAGCAG CCGGTGCAGCTAGCCACGGCTCCATcagcagagacagcagcagcagctacagcAGTCGTGTCACCAGTGATCAAAGCAGACGTCCAACCACAAGCACAGCCAACAGTCCAGCAGCAGACCACTCCTCCCTCAGTGGTCGGCACCCCTTCCCAGCAGGCTGATCAGACTCCATCCAGCCCCGCCCCCCCTCAGCGCCCAGCTCGACGTAAGCAGGGAGGCCAGGCTCCGCAGTCAGCAGCTCAGGCTTCACCCGTCAAATCAGCCCCGAGTCAGCTGCAGGGATCTCAGAAGCAGCAGGTAGCGCAGCCCTCTGCAGCCCAGGCTCCGTCTGCCTGCACTGAGATCAGCCAAAAAGCAGCCGATATG ACTCCGCCTGCTTCTCCAAAGACGACTGAAGAACGAGGCCATCAGCGCACACCGAGTGATGCCACACTGATTAGTGTCGCTGGTGACCTCACACAGCAGCCACAGGGAGCTAATGGAGACGCTGCACTGAACCT ATCAATTACATCCCCACCAAACACCACTCATTCCACTGGTGGTGAAGCAGCACAGGACCAGAGCATAGCTGGATCCACTCCTACACAGCCTGCATGGAACCCGTTTGACGATGATGGCTTCTCCGGCCTTGCTGGAGAGGAAGCCCAAGCTGAAGAAGCAAAGCCTGCTG AATTATCCCCAGAAACTGAGCCAGCACTCTCTGAGGAGCTGATTCCAGGCCTGCAGGCCTCAACTATGGACGATACCCCCCCAGAGACTG CTGCAGCCATTGTTGATTTGGATTGTGGGGGTTCATTGTTGGTAGTGCCAGGTGGTTTCCGTACCCTGGAACTGTCGGATACACCAG AGAAGCTGATTGAAGGACTCAAATCTCCAGAACCGTCTTCACTCATGCTTCCAGACCTCCTGTCGTTGTCTGATCCCTTCGGTGGCTCTGTGGAGGAGTCTGCaaaag ACCCTCTGACTGCAGATGACTCTCTGCTGGGCTGCTCTCTGATCTCTGGTCCATCCGCCCCTCCGGCAGCAGGCAGCGCCacctcctccgtctcctctgcTCCCACCTCTGCTGCCTCGGCTTTAgatgatttcagtctgttgtcTGGAGACTCTGGACAGCCTAGAGCTG ACTCATCTCTTCTGATCTCAGACTTCGAGCCGCAGCAGGCGGGGGCAGAGGCTGGCGAAGAGGATGAATTTGATCCCATTCCTGTCACAGGCCGAAAGAACTCGCAAG ACCTGCAGAGGGAGCTCAGCAGTAATGCACAGCAACCAGCTCAGCCTGAGGCATCTGTGCATTTCACTGAGGGGAATGAGAGGCAGAGGATCCAGCAGAGGACTGCTCCATGTgtcataaataaacacatgctGCCGTCAGATGAAAGGAGCTTAAAACCCCACACATTACCAGCTACTTCCAGCGACATGCATTTCATACCTGCTGACCAAGTATCCCAGCTCAGCCCAGTCACCTCTGATGTTTTCCAGCTGGCgccttttaaaaaagaaagcaggatggcattcagcagctcctcctcttcttcatctcatAAACCTGCTGACACATCTGATGTTTTCCTCCAGGCGCCGTTTGGAAAGAGGCAGGAAACCACCAGAGCCGTTTGTAGTCACACAGTTAAGCCTGGATCACAACAGATCCGACCCGTCAAACACTGTCACCTGGTCCGAGCATcatcctctcctgctgctcctcagtCAGGTGTGCGAccttcccttcctcctcctcctctgcaccCTGAGGCCCCTCTGCTGCAGCAGCCGGTGGTCATGCACCGGGTTGTCTCCAGGATTGGTCAGCAGGCCGCCGTAGGTTCAGTAGCTGTGGGGCCTCTGCACGCCTGGACCATCGGGGGAAGAGGTCTGGATGACCCGTTTACTGCTGCACCTTTTCAGCCCAGATGCTCTCAGGGGAAACCTTGA
- the LOC117831190 gene encoding AP2-associated protein kinase 1-like isoform X2 — MRKFFDSRRELVSSGPGSGGGGGSSGSSHAGGNFIGKSFSVGKHQVTVEEIIAEGGFAIVFLVRTNQGVRCALKRMYVNNEHDLQVCKCEIQIMKDLVGHKNIVGYLDSSVTAMGSRDVWEVFILMDFCKGGQVVNLMNQRLQTGFTEAEVLQIFCDTCDAVSRLHQRKQPIIHRDLKVENILLHDKGHYVLCDFGSATNKFQSPQTEGVAAVEEEIKKYTTLSYRAPEMVNLYNNKIITTKADVWALGCLLYKLCFFTLPFGESQVAICDGSFTIPDNSRYSYDLHCLIRYMLEPDPDKRPDIYQVSHFAFKQAQRTCPVQNVKNSAIPTKLPEPIKASEAAAAKKSQNKPRLTDPVPTTETSITPRQRPKAAHTQPAAGILPIQPAALTPRKRANLPGGAAQPVGVSLDLSQPAAALQSQKAQTSPLPLIQSQSNSSQAAAQQKQPVQLATAPSAETAAAATAVVSPVIKADVQPQAQPTVQQQTTPPSVVGTPSQQADQTPSSPAPPQRPARRKQGGQAPQSAAQASPVKSAPSQLQGSQKQQVAQPSAAQAPSACTEISQKAADMTPPASPKTTEERGHQRTPSDATLISVAGDLTQQPQGANGDAALNLSITSPPNTTHSTGGEAAQDQSIAGSTPTQPAWNPFDDDGFSGLAGEEAQAEEAKPAELSPETEPALSEELIPGLQASTMDDTPPETAAAIVDLDCGGSLLVVPGGFRTLELSDTPEKLIEGLKSPEPSSLMLPDLLSLSDPFGGSVEESAKDPLTADDSLLGCSLISGPSAPPAAGSATSSVSSAPTSAASALDDFSLLSGDSGQPRADSSLLISDFEPQQAGAEAGEEDEFDPIPVTGRKNSQVSGGHSRSNSGGSESSLPSLARSLMLVDQLIDL; from the exons ATGAGGAAGTTCTTTGATTCCCGACGGGAGTTGGTGAGCTCTGGGCCTGGTTCTGGAGGAGGTGGTGGCAGCTCTGGGTCCAGTCATGCAGGCGGAAATTTCATTGGTAAATCCTTCAGTGTCGGGAAGCACCAAGTCACTGTGGAGGAGATCATTGCTGAAG GTGGTTTTGCGATTGTGTTCCTTGTGCGAACAAATCAAGGGGTGCGTTGCGCCCTGAAGAGGATGTATGTCAACAATGAGCATGATCTGCAGGTGTGCAAGTGCGAGATTCAAATAATG AAAGACCTTGTTGGTCACAAGAATATTGTGGGCTATCTGGACTCCAGTGTCACAGCGATGGGCTCACGGGATGTATGGGAAGTTTTTATCCTTATGGACTTCTGTAAGG GAGGACAGGTGGTCAACTTGATGAATCAGAGGCTGCAGACCGGCTTCACCGAGGCGGAGGTCCTGCAGATCTTCTGTGACACCTGTGATGCTGTTTCTCGCCTGCACCAGCGCAAGCAACCCATCATCCATAGAGACCTTAAG GTGGAGAACATCCTCCTGCATGACAAGGGTCATTACGTGCTGTGTGACTTTGGGAGTGCGACCAACAAGTTCCAGAGCCCGCAGACTGAGGGAGTGGCTGCCGTGGAGGAAGAGATCAAAAA GTACACCACTTTATCATATCGTGCCCCTGAAATGGTGAACCTCTACAACAATAAGATTATCACAACAAAGGCAGATGTCTGG GCGTTGGGCTGTTTGCTGTACAAGTTGTGCTTCTTCACTCTGCCCTTTGGTGAAAGCCAGGTGGCCATCTGTGATGGCAGTTTCACAATTCCTGACAACTCCCGCTACTCTTACGATCTACACTGCCTCATTC GATACATGCTGGAGCCAGACCCTGACAAAAGACCAGATATCTACCAGGTGTCCCACTTTGCTTTTAAACAAGCTCAGCGGACCTGCCCTGTTCAGAATGTGAAG AATTCTGCAATTCCTACCAAACTACCCGAGCCAATCAAAGCGAGCGAGGCTGCTGCAGCAAAGAAGAGCCAGAATAAGCCCAG ACTGACAGATCCAGTCCCCACCACCGAAACCTCCATCACCCCTCGCCAGAGGCCCAAAGCAGCCCATACTCAGCCTGCGGCTGGCATCCTCCCCATCCAGCCTGCTGCTCTCACCCCTCGCAAGCGAGCTAATCTCCCTGGTGGTGCAGCTCAGCCTGTGG GAGTCAGCTTAGACCTCTCCCAgccagctgcagctctgcagtcacagaaggctcagacttcaccTCTGCCTCTCATCCAGTCACAAAGCAATTCAAGTCAGGCTGCAGCTCAGCAGAAGCAG CCGGTGCAGCTAGCCACGGCTCCATcagcagagacagcagcagcagctacagcAGTCGTGTCACCAGTGATCAAAGCAGACGTCCAACCACAAGCACAGCCAACAGTCCAGCAGCAGACCACTCCTCCCTCAGTGGTCGGCACCCCTTCCCAGCAGGCTGATCAGACTCCATCCAGCCCCGCCCCCCCTCAGCGCCCAGCTCGACGTAAGCAGGGAGGCCAGGCTCCGCAGTCAGCAGCTCAGGCTTCACCCGTCAAATCAGCCCCGAGTCAGCTGCAGGGATCTCAGAAGCAGCAGGTAGCGCAGCCCTCTGCAGCCCAGGCTCCGTCTGCCTGCACTGAGATCAGCCAAAAAGCAGCCGATATG ACTCCGCCTGCTTCTCCAAAGACGACTGAAGAACGAGGCCATCAGCGCACACCGAGTGATGCCACACTGATTAGTGTCGCTGGTGACCTCACACAGCAGCCACAGGGAGCTAATGGAGACGCTGCACTGAACCT ATCAATTACATCCCCACCAAACACCACTCATTCCACTGGTGGTGAAGCAGCACAGGACCAGAGCATAGCTGGATCCACTCCTACACAGCCTGCATGGAACCCGTTTGACGATGATGGCTTCTCCGGCCTTGCTGGAGAGGAAGCCCAAGCTGAAGAAGCAAAGCCTGCTG AATTATCCCCAGAAACTGAGCCAGCACTCTCTGAGGAGCTGATTCCAGGCCTGCAGGCCTCAACTATGGACGATACCCCCCCAGAGACTG CTGCAGCCATTGTTGATTTGGATTGTGGGGGTTCATTGTTGGTAGTGCCAGGTGGTTTCCGTACCCTGGAACTGTCGGATACACCAG AGAAGCTGATTGAAGGACTCAAATCTCCAGAACCGTCTTCACTCATGCTTCCAGACCTCCTGTCGTTGTCTGATCCCTTCGGTGGCTCTGTGGAGGAGTCTGCaaaag ACCCTCTGACTGCAGATGACTCTCTGCTGGGCTGCTCTCTGATCTCTGGTCCATCCGCCCCTCCGGCAGCAGGCAGCGCCacctcctccgtctcctctgcTCCCACCTCTGCTGCCTCGGCTTTAgatgatttcagtctgttgtcTGGAGACTCTGGACAGCCTAGAGCTG ACTCATCTCTTCTGATCTCAGACTTCGAGCCGCAGCAGGCGGGGGCAGAGGCTGGCGAAGAGGATGAATTTGATCCCATTCCTGTCACAGGCCGAAAGAACTCGCAAG TTTCAGGAGGCCACTCGCGCAGTAACAGTGGCGGCTCTGAATCCAGCCTGCCCAGCTTGGCTCGCTCCCTGATGCTGGTGGACCAGCTCATCGACTTGTAG